Genomic window (Nymphaea colorata isolate Beijing-Zhang1983 chromosome 1, ASM883128v2, whole genome shotgun sequence):
AACTATGGTGCCATTCCAACATCTTCTGGTGAGAGCAGTGGGCTTGATTTCATCTCAGGTCAAAAAGAGCAACAAATCAATCTTACCTACACGTCGGCCATGGAGAGAAATGGTACATCTGCACGCTTTTAGCAGTCCATCAGGCTTCAGGGATTCGCTGGCCAGGTTCGTGACAAATCTGGGCTACTTTCGCGTTAATTATGCAATCATCGTCTTGATCATAGTCTTCCTGAGCTTGCTATGGCATCCGATTTCCTTGATTGTGTTCGTGGTCATGATTGTGGCTTGGTTTTGCATCTACTTCTTACGTGGTGAGCCTCTTGTGATCTTCGGACGCATGATTGATGATCGAAGCATCTTTATCACGCTGTCTATCACAACAATCATCGTTCTGCTTCTTACCGACGTCACTCGGAATCTTGTGGTTTCTCATGCCATTGGCCGTGCAACTATTGTTCTTCATGCTCTTCTCCGGAAGACGGACGACCTGTTTGTGGATGAAGAAGAAACTGCTTCTCTAAGACCTCAGCCTGTCGATTAGGCTGTTCCTTGCATCTCTGCATCGTGGATTTGATCTTGCGTTTACTATTTGCTTTCTCTGTATGGTGTTTGTGTTTTCTTCgtctcttctttcctcttgcTTCACTATTTCATGAGTTGGCTGCCTCCTCTAAGATAGCAGGCTGCTCTATAGAAATTTTCCTGCATGCATCgccattttttgaattttgacgtCTTGggttcctctcttttcttcctaCGAAAGCATTTTTCCTTCTGGGGAGAATGTAGCTGAGCGGAAATAGTTCCTCACAAGAACCAAACAGGGAGAAAGTGTAAACGATTGTTTACATAACTCAAAAAGCTAGTGTGTGGaagatgaaagaagaaaaaggtaagGAGCTGGAGAAAAGTCTTCCAAAAATACAGCCAGCCCAAGATGGCGTCGGTTCAAgctattcaaaagaaaatgagagatttaAGAGAACAAATCTCAATGTTTGTAAACTGTGATGGAATATGACAAAGATATGGAAAAGGAGCctgatttgattttgaatttgaattttcttgaCCAATGTATATAAAATTAACTAAGGAAACCAGTCATCGTGGAGTTGATGATTGAGATCGTGTGGTAGGAAGAAATTTATGAACCCCTGTTTATGTTTTATCTTCCCTTTTTATGGTAGTAGAGCCTGAAAGCTCTCACCGGCAGATCTATTGATCCTAGTTGTTGCACCTTTTCTTATCAGGGCGACATCATGACATTGTCAGCAGCTAAGTATCCATATCCCTTTACTGTGAACGTGGCCAACTTTATTTCTATTAAACTGTCCCACAAGAACTACTTCTTGTGGAAGACAAATTCTTGGAGTCATAGAGAGTCAAAGAGCTCCAATACCTTTTGCCTGCTACAACGACTCTGATTCTCAGTCACCAAGGCACATGATGCAGGTCTGACCTATGGAGTTCTAATGTAATTTGTTGTAATTATACTCAGTGACCAATTCGAGGGGGCCACGTGTCATATTTCAATTATTGGGTTTTCTTTGCATTAAATTTTTGAGACATTAAAGCctcatttggatttggataataTCTAGAATTCGTATCAAAGTTTATCCAGGTCTAGTATTTTTCCTATAATTGGTATCAGAGTAAGTTTAGTGTAAGAGTGATCTAGAACCAGCTGCAAGTTCATCCGACTTATACACTGAACTTGTTAAGTGTAATAGTACGTGTTATTCCATAAAGATGCTTTGATATCATATTCAGGCAAAGTGGGTTTATTAGCAGTTACAATGAAATGTTTAACCTTAGTAATTATGGATATTGGAAAGTCTGCACTAAGTCATATTTTTAGAACGAGAGCTGCGGGACGTTCGATTGggattaaatataaaaatcccTACTGATGAAGATGCCAACAAAAAATGGctgctaaaagcaaaaagagtCTTATTTATTACTATGAAGGCATCAATTGAACATGAACTACTAGAGCATATCCTGAGCGAGCATCAGGTTGACAACCCAAAAGAGGTCTCCCTTAGTCCCCCTGCCTTTGGGATCCTATCTTGCATCGGCATCAATGATGGTTTTAGCTTGAATGTCATACATTACCACTTAAGACGCAGAGAACTAGAGACCTGTCTTTTCAGGTGCTAGATCATGTTACAAAAGATATATACTCAGAACATCTTATGATCATCATTATTACCTccattcttgttcttttctatCTATATATCTAGCGATCTTGATGTGTATTGATCTTGACGTATGTTGTGGAAGCAGATTCCCATCATCTACTCCAAATCCTACCGCATCTCGCTATTGGCTTTCGAAAGAATGCAAGTGAACGGCTTCTCCTCCCTCCCCACATCTTCATTTGATTCTCAAGTTTCTTAATCTTTCATTAATGCATTTAATCTAGGAAGTGAATTAACTTTTGCTTAAATCATATTTAACAAGTTTTTAAGATTGTTTGGAAGATTACTcgtgtttaaaaaataaaaaaagacaaatttgtTCTTTTACCTGCTTTGACATTTTAACCCGTTATAAatgatttttgtgaaaaaatattttttttatcttttttttaaaattaattcgTGACCTAAAACTCATCTTCTTGTGAATAACCTAGGGACCAGGTTATTCGATCTCTTTTGGAAACCAGGTTTTGTcgaagaaatttttgaaaaaacctggttttagtgTTCTAcaaacactacaaaaaaactgTTTTGGCTTTAAAATTCTGTTTCatgttgtcatccaaacactaacCAAATAGCCGACCCTTATCAGGAAATGGCTAATCACACTGCCCGAGTGAAGGCTGAAAAAATTGATTGATCTGGACATGTCTTAATTGAAGCAAAGTGTCTGATCAATTTGTATaacttagaaaaatgaaataaactgAGAAATGTTATCTTGCAGCAGGAAATAATACTACATATCTGTAACATGAATACTGAACTGTCCCAAGTGCATCAGTTAAGGGATCTCATTTTGATTTCCTAGAAGTGATATGCTCAAAATTTCTGTTGGATCCAAACAGGTGATAGCAGTATTCATTCATGATCTTCATCGCAGAGGATTCTAACTAAAGGTGCATcacaacaaagaaagaaataacaacAATTAGCTTCCAAAAAGTATCAAATCAACAAGGTTGAGCAATGCCAATCAAACTTCTTTACCTGTGGACTTCAAACTGCAGATTTGCTTGACTGCTGATGCTGATGCTGATGCTTCCTTGAGGTCCAGATGACCCCATGCTTTGCATGTGGGATGGTGCCCACCATTCTATAGGCTCCCCACCATTTGGAATATTAAAAAACTGAGGCCTGACCAGAAAGGAGCAGTGCCTAAGCTGGACATATCCACTAAAAGAACTCAAAGAGCCAGAGACGGACCATCACACACCTTTATCATATGCATGATTGAGCCCACATGACCAGGGTTTCTCTTACATGTAGTCCCCCATTGAGTACATTTTCACTAAACTTTTCTCAAATTATTAGGAAAAGATTTTCATTCAGAAACCCAACTCTTGATCATAAGCCCAAAAAGGGACCCCCTATTCTGAATACGGCCTCTGTTTTTGCTTAATCTCGGGTCTTTGTTGCAGTTTTCAGCAAAAGTTGGGCCTGTATTAGAAGAACTCTGGAATGTGAGGTCTGTCTTCAGGTTTACAGCCAAAAGTTGGACCTGCAGAATGggaatttccaatttttaaTGGAGAGCCCTTCCCAGCAATCACCCAGCACACAGCCTTATGCCATGTGCTCCTGGACCAATGTATCTGTGACTATGAATGGTAGTTGTGAGGTTTGCCTACCTAAATCATTAAACAGAAATTACCCAAGTGCCCATATGTTAAGCTATTGTAGCTACCAAACTTCATGAAATCAAGGGGTACTTCAGTCATGTTCAAGGTCAAGATCAAGATCTTGGTGGGTGCTTAACCACTAGCCAAATGCAGAGAGAAcccaattggatatatataagAGATTTTATGCACCCAGATTCTTTGTCCAGTTGATGCCTATGATAAGATCTCTAGCTCTCTATATCAAGATCAAGTAGTCCTCATCCCTTTTGGGTATTATCTGAATTTTGCAGTTGGAGAGTCATGTCAAACTATGGTGCCATTCCTACATCTTCTAGTGAGAGCAGCGGGCTTGGTTTCCTCTCTCGGGCCAAGGAACGAGGCAGATCAATCTTGGCTACACGTCGGCCATGGCGAGAAATGGTACATCTGCACGCTTTAGGCATTCCATCGGGCTTCAGGGATGCTCTGGCCAGATTCAGGAGAAATCTGGGCTACTTTCGCGTTAATTATGCAATCATCGTCTTGATCATAGTCTTCCTGAGCTTGCTATGGCATCCAATTTCCTTGATAGTGTTCTTGGTCATGTTTGTGCTTTGGTTTTTCCTCTACTTCTTTCGTGATGAGCCTCTTGTGATCTTCGGACGCACGATTGATGATCGAATCATTTTGATCACGCTTTCTATCATAACGATCATCGTTCTGCTTCTTACCCATGTCACGCTGAATGTTGTGGTTTCTCTCGCCATTGGCCTTGCAATTATTGTACTTCATGGTGTTTTCCGCAAGACGGATGACCTGTTTGTGCATGAAGAGGAAACTGCTTCTCTAAGCCCCCAGCCTGTCGTTTAGGCTTTTCCTTGTATCTCTGCATCTTGGATCTGATCTTGcgttttctgtttgttttctcTGTTTGGTGTTTGTATTTTCTTCGTCCCTTCGTTCCTCTGGTTTCACTATTCATGAGTTGGCTGCTTCTTCTAAGATTGCAGGCTGTTCTATAGAATTTTCCTGCCTTCACTCCcaacttttgagttttgatgttTTGggttcttctcttttctttctacGGGATCATTTTTCCTTCTGGGGAGGATGTAGCTGAGCGGAAATAGATCCCACAAGAACCAGACGGAGAAAAAGTGTAAATGATTGTTCTCATAACTCCAAAGGCTAGTATGTGGAAGATGAAAGAAGAGAGAtattgcaaaaatgaaaaaaagctaGAGAAAAGTTTTCGATTTCGGACACGCAACCGGCTCAACCAGTTCCGAAAATATGCAATTGGGTGCTGCTGATGCCTCTGTTAGTTGTCTAAGTTTGTACATCAATGGATCTGAATCCTGGCTTTCTTTTGAGATCGAACGCTGGCGCTGCCTCCATTACCACTTAACAAGGTACGACTGAGTATCTACAGGATGCTGTTCGTGGAAATAAACTAGAGCGTTACTGTTGTGCTTTTACTCTGTTCCTGTGAAAGTGTTGTCGATTCAGTTCTCCAGATCGGAACGGTGATGAACAGCATTACAGTTTCACCCTTCATTGTAGTTAAATTTGATGTGTAAGATTTAGAATTTCTCTGAAATGGACAGAATGCTGCTTCATCTTTCCCAAGTAATCGTGTGTAAGAGAGCTTATCAGATTTGCTGTTCATGGGGCATCGGCCAATGTTCTTCAATTCttgtgatttttctttattcttcctTTGTAAGATGATCTCAGCTTCACTGTTCCGGGGTAACTAGACGAAGTTTCATCTAATATTTCCCTGAAGCGGAatgttgtttcatttctttcttttcatatcaaCAGCATCTTTAAGGGCACATCAGCTTTCTTGTTCATGGTTGTCTGATGTACTTGGTTTTTGTATATTTCTATctgttgaaaaaaatggaagatgGTTCTTGTCCACTTCTGCTGGCTTTGCATGCTTTTTAAGCAAATTTTGACAGTGCTATGATCCTCAAGACATGTGCCTACTTATCAGTAAGTATGTGATGTCAATTTTCTCTATCGAACTCGGCATTCCATGATTTActctgttggatagtggccaccACTTCAATTGCTCTAACATACTCATCATAGGACTCGATATTTGTCCCTGTTGTCAAACATcaacatacacatatatacattgATTGAACTCAGTGATATCTGAATTACATTGGTAGGGTAGATCCCAGTCTCAAAGCCCTACCTCTCGAATGTCAAACCCATTTCAGGTACGAAGTCAAGTTGTAAGCCTTGGTTTTCAGAATAATTTCACCTTTGGCACCCAAATGAGTAAGAAATATGGATTTGATTTTCGCGGAGCAAGCAATAGAGAATTCCCTAGTTTTTGGTGCATAAATTCAGATCTTCAGTTATTGAAAAATCCTAACACTGGACGGCAAGAAGTTGGGAGGAAAATTTGACACTTGATTTTTGCCAAAGGAACTTGTTCATTGTGTGGATAGGTGAGGAACGTTGAATGGTAGTTGGAGAAAGCTAACATCGTAGTAGCTTTGTCATCAGAATCAGACTACCTCGTTTTTTAACAGATgacctccttttccttctcaaacCAAGATAACCTTGTTTGATTCAGCTACGCCCAAAATCCCAagattttcaatcatttttgcCTGCTACAACGACCCTGATTCTTAGCTACCAAGGCACATGATGCAGGCCTCACTCATCCAGTTGCCAATTCCAGGGTGCCACGTGTTACGTTTCAGctactttttattattattctttttttttttgttttagttatctttatatattttttccaattaTGTCTTCATAAGGTATTTTTGTTAGTACTTTTAAACGTGAGCCGATTGTCGGTTGCACTGCTTTAGGACTCGGAGTCACttcacaaaaagcaaaaaataaaaaatacaaaggtTATATTGTAGAAGGTGGTTGAGACTTGAGACTTCCACCACGAGCTTTTTCTCTCTACAAAAAGAGGTAAAGGCTACTGTCATGTGTATCAATTGTATGTTGCTAAGGGCTGCGGATGTGAAGGGGCAAGCAGCTCAAGCTCACTACGCGAGCTGATGTGGTTTGTAAGTTTCTAAGGGAATCTCTTGTTATTAGTATTAATAGTTTTTATATAGTGATCACCTTTGTGACCTTGTTTTGTTTGGTTATCGAGATTTCGTATTTGATCTAAGGGGCATAGGGCATAGTATAGCTGGTTAAACTCACACACGATCGTGTAAAAGGTGCATTGTTAGCTTCCATTCATATGAGTGCTATTCTCCTGAAATGTAAATGATCGGATCACCAAGAGACATAGTATAGCTGGTCAAACACACGTTTGTGTAAAAGGTGCATTGTTAGTTTTCATTCGTATGAGTGCTACTCTCCTAAACTATAAATGGTCAGATTGCCGACAAGTATACCATAGCCCACACAAGTATTGGGTACTACTCAAAAACCCGAAGTAGGGGGAATGAGGAGTTTTCAAGCCTCTTTTTCTTTGCAGTGTACATAAGAgcattttatatttgttttagtGCTCAAAAAATTgggcaaattcataaaaaagacTAAGGTAGATTTAGTgttcttgttgccaaacaacaTCTTATAGTCACTTAACCAGTTGTACTATATGGTCTAttatacttaaaaatattgCACTGCGTGCCatcagtagcggagctaccATGTGACTGGAGCGGACAACTGCCTACCCCATCTTGTGTAAACctttataaaagttttattattATGTGTTGGACTCAGATTTAACCATACCCAATCATGAATTGGTGCCCCTCAACGAAAACTTTCTACCTCTGCCACTGCATGCCATGTAAATAAATCAAGCTTGGGGGCATTTCATGCACCTTGATGTAAAAGACTCTCTAACTTGATCTCCACCTGTATAATATTAATCCTAAGATGCTTCTTGTCGAGCGGTCATCCAAATGGATGACCTTATGAGTTCTTCAAATTTATGCTATCTTTGTTTACTCCTTTTTTGCTTCCCAAGAACTTCaaaaggtaattttttttttaattctaagTGCCACGTTTGAATATATCGTAGTGAATAATATTGCAGTATACTTCGTAAATACTACGAGGACATCATAACCACCACGCGAAAACTAAGAATAGCCCTATATCGATGCGCGGCCGCACCAGCACTCTGGGGAAACTTGAAGTTAAATGTTTGGGAGCATATATCTGCTTTAAGTGTTTTACTGCAATTTCtctcttgaaaatttcaataaaagatGTTATACAAAagtgtgatattttcaaaatatcgccTATAATTGATGGAGGATGCCAGTAAATGTGTTGTTGCTTTCTATATCTGAGACCTTGGTCAGGTTTAATAAAGGGGATATCGTCTAAAGCCCACTGCAGAAGTAGCAttgctttctttcctttcatataACAACCAAATCATGATTTTTGCATAAGGCAATTTGTTACCATCAAGTCGAAAGATATCGCATACATCGAACCAAATGAAATATCTCGAATGAAGGCATTCAATTGGGCAATCTGAAGTCtgtattgtgtgtgtgtgtctctctctctctagctcaAGTTAAAGAAAATAACCAGAGGCGCAAACAAGGAAGGTAATTAAAGGTGAGCATTGCTTGCTTTCTCCTTTTGCCGCTTGGTTTCACTACATAACAGCGCGCTCTGTTTTGTTGCTTCAGCTCATGAAGAAAATGTGTTGCAGGGAGTCTTCTTGTATTCTTGGCTCCGCCATGAACACCCGCCATGCTCCTCAGCGACTGCCCTATTCAGAATCTTCACTCCTTCAGGCGGATCTTCGTAATTATAAGCGCAGGAGAAGAAACCATGGTTCTACTGCTTTGTGGTTGTCAGGAACGAAGCTTGGTGCTATCCCaattgagctctctctctctctctctctctctctctctctctctctctgtgtgtgtgtgtgtgtgtgtgtgtgtgtgaaggaTCATGTAGCAGGTGGGGATCGTGGTGGAACTGACATACTGTAGCGCATGATGTGTTCCCCCCATCTCAGGGATGGACATGGTTTCCCTTGCAGAGGCCTTCCTTACTGCAGGTGGAAGTTCCTATCCGCTTTTCTTCGCCtcctccatttccttttctccttttctcttgtcTGCTATTCCTCCTGAGCTTCTATTTGTCGTCAGAACTGTGAACTGTTCTAAGCCAAATTATCAATGAAAGCTTGaatcctttttttctccttgtttagCGACTTTTGAACAATTAATCTTTGTTTCTCTGGGCAATTTATTTGTGTTCATATGATGACAGTCTCTTCGAAGGGATAGAATAGATTAATCAATTGATGGTGGTAGGGCCTCATCCGACTTGAGATCATCCGTTTATTGTTTCgaatggaaaagagaaagtTGTGCTAAATTAAACGCTAGCTGTTGCTTTCTCATCTGTGCAATGAAACTGACATTTTGGTCgctcaatcttttcttctctggaaaaaaaaatgacaacgTATAGGAAGGAAATTTGTATATGAATGGTGAGCAAGGAATCACCTGATGAaagaatgaacaagaaaaaaattgaacaaaaaacaGAACCCAAGAAACTGTTCTAATTATTTGTAGAAGTCAATGGATCCTGTTTGCTGCCGGCCAATATATGTAAGCACATGAATCGCTAGCTAGAAGCCAAGGCTAGGCAGATAGAGATCAGCCAACCAAACCTTCTTCAACCTGAACGTCATTATTCCAACTGTCTTATTGGCCTAGCGATCCTTGAAGTGGAAAACGTTTTCCTGCAAAATGAATCAAACAGTGATGTAGCCTATTCAGGAATACGCATCAAGGCTACCTCTGAGCAGTTGTTCGATTTCTTCTGTTTCAAGTATAATTGTAAGCTTCTCATATAATTCAGTGAAGCTATAATCATAAAGTGGCAGATGTCAAATCTAGATTCGAATTCAGACTTTGATTTCTGAAACCAAATTCAAGTCTGACTAGCATCAATCTGATATTTATGGGTGATCAGGTCAAATCATTATCAGATTTTAGTGGGATATCTGATTTGGATACGGAATCCAAATCTGCAGATTGCTAATCAAATCGAGATTCCTCTATCAAATTCAATTAAATAGATTCAAAATCGGATTCACAAATACGATATATTCAATCTACTTGCATACCTAGGTTTACCACTTTCTGAAAGTGATTTGTCAGATTATATAATCTGCTATTAGGGGTGGGGCTTCTCTTCTACGCCTTTTCGTCATATTCCTTTTCGTACCTTGTAAAAGTCCCCAGTTCGTTAGGAAGAGTGAAATCACGTCAGAAAACAAATCTTCAATTCTTAAATATTAAGGTGTACAATCTTCATTTCCTAGTCCTTTGAACTGCAAATGGTGGATGTGCAACATTCTAGTTGATCGAAAGTAATTTGAGATTTTAGTTGATGGAAAGTGATTTGAGATCATGAGATCAAAGGTCATAAGACTTTAAATCATAATTTCTTAGCCGCGACTTTGAatttcttcttaaaaaaaagtACTATTGGGAATCGTACGTCAGTCACCGGAAGATGATGAAGCTGTTAATGGGGACAGCAAAAACTTCAAGTTAACTATCACGAGAATCTCAACCCCAACTtaaatcttcttttttcatctttcaactttcaaggAGGATCTCACAATTTTAAAGCAGAAAACAACATTGACTGAGTAGCTGTGCCACTAGAAACACCTCCAATTTTGGGGACAAGGAAAACTTCAAGAAAACatactcatttttttaaatgaaggcAAAGATATGGTCAAGTTGTTACATTTAAACACTAAAGCGCATATAAAAAAGGggtaattaaaagaaaatcaaatttaggCATGTTTTTGCTACGACAAGGCTGTTGaggcaaaattttcatttacaaGGAAAATGGGCTGGACTTGGAACTCTTGGCATGGCAGCTCACCTTTAgataaaaaatgtaagaataaataaatttgataCCACTAAATGCATTAGAAATAGGACCAAAGTCAGATCGTAGCAGCCAATAGTGACGAAAATTTGCTAGTAACGGACTCCTTTCTACCCATgtacatcaatttttttctgtGGACTCAAGGTTCTGTCAAGGCAGAAAAAGGACGAGGCATCAAAGTTAAACTTCATCAACTGCTTCCAACTTATTTTCCACGTCCTGTCCCTTATATGTTGAATATTTTAACCGGACCAGCACTAAAATAGTGCGTCCGACTATTGCTTTATTGtattcttgtagtaggattgaGACAAGTAACAAATCACAATCACCATAAtctttttttccgtttttttatTATGAGAAGGTAGGATTAAGCATATAAGAGACGCACCCAAGTATCAAAATCTGTTTGATGACTTTCAATTTAACGATCTTTTAAGTCCAATCACAAAGCAATGTAGGAAATGACAGAGATCATGAAAGTCTTCGACCAACTGGGGTTAAGGAAGGCATTAGGCATGGCGAGAGGCTGAACATGACGTCGGTCGTTGGCCTCGTGGCTCATGGCCCCTCGATGTGGGGCAGTGGTAGCCACCGCTTAAACTCTTGCTACGTGTCCGGCTGAACGCGAGATGATGATTTTTATCTATCCCTATCGACAAACGTGGGAAAACCcattgccctctctctctctctctctctctctctctccctctcggtGGATCGTGAGAAAGATGTGGCTCCGGATGGATGGTAGTTTCCTTTGACGGCTGAACGACCAaccttggcttctctctctgtcttcaaTCTATGGCGGATGTTGTTCACCGATCAGTCTTCTGCCTTCACTATTCCCCTCTTGTGTTGCCTTTCCCCTCCGCTAGCTCCAGCAAGCTGTCGTTGCCCTCCAAGATACTGAGCAGGAATTTGCGTTTGGAGCACGAAGAATCGAGCCAGAGATTTCTGTGGGTGACCGAGTTTTCGAGTTTCTTAAGGAGTAGGAGTGCCTCTCACGTCAAGGTGAGTCGTTTTCTGGTGAAATATTATTTGCTGCCTTTCAATTATCTTTCATTCGAAGGTGGCTTTCGTGGGGCTTCGTCGAATTTTGCAAGTTCGAGAAGTTTAAATGGCTTCGTTCGTTACTGCTTCATAAATTGCGTACACGCTGTGTGTTTATTTCCGTTTTCTAGTTTGTTCAGTTTTCTTGATTAAGGGATGTAgtatatttcttggtttcataTCTAGAGGAGAATATTATCTCTTAATATTATATGATATTGAAACTGTCAAGAGTTTAAATTGAGTGGATGTTTTCTGCTACGGAAGAATTTCCTCTCTAGTTGTAATCGGTTTCATATTGAGCTTGGATTGCAACTACGTggaattgttttgaaagaatCGTGTTTGTAACCAAACTTTCTCTTTCTAAGAATTGTAATGGATTTGTTTGTTTCAAGTGCAATCTGTTGCTTATTGGAAGTGCCATTGTCCAACTTAATACTTCTATATTGCATTAGTGGTCTAGCCATTTCTGGGGGTCTTCGCCTGCTTTACTTTTAACGAGAGTACTGTAATTTCTCTGTTCTTTGGTACTTCTACATCATTATTGTTCTGAGAGATGGCTGCATATGGcgtgcttcttttttctttattacatTTGGCTCTTGGAAACTTTTATTCTTCAGGCTCGTGACTCTGTTGCCGAGGGTGATGAGCAGAAGTGGTGGGAGAAGAATGCTGGTCCAAACATGGTCGACATTCACTCTGCTCAAGAGTTCCTTGATGCATTGCGAGATGCCGGTGATAGGCTTGTAATTGTGGAATTTTATGGCACTTGGTGTGGCTCTTGCAGAGCACTTTTTCCCAAGGTGATTCTGATTTAATTAGCCTTCTTGTGATAttattcttttgtaattttcataTGGTGATCCTGCAGAGATATGTGATAGGATGTCAACTGCAGTCTTCTCAGGATAGATGTATGTGAAAGAACATTTTAATCAATTACACCTGAGAATAAGTTCTACAGAATAAAAGGAACTTGGTGTGCAGATGGGACATATCAGTTGCATCTTTAAATTAGAAGGATTCATTTAGTACAGGAGATAATACTGCTGCTATTTTCTCAGTTCAGTAGTTAAAGAACTCTGAGATGCAACTGTTTCACTCTGTTAATGGTCTACATCATTTAAAAAACACCTTTCCAGCAACATGTATGCTATTTTTTGTCAAGGATTTTCTTCTTGTCATGGATGTCAGTTGCCTTAAGATAACTCCAAGAGAGATTTCTTTTCAGTTGTTTGGATAAATATAACTCATATTTGAAAAGACGAAAAGCTCATCATTTACTGGGAAATGGACCATATATTCTACCCAATGGCgtagccagaaatttctgactGGGGGCACTAATACattaaattttaacttttaaggggTAACCAATATGCAAATAACTAAATGGCCATGATATGGTGAgggaaattgcccacaccagctcacATGTGTCTCTGCCATTACTGATCAAGTTCTTCCTGTATTCCTCCATTTGAGGAGTTCAcagtcctaacaattggtaacTCTTCCCAACCAATACAATTGATTTAATGTGTTCATAATTATCATCAAACTCCCATAGGAGCCAATTCAATTTCCCCTTTGTGATAATGCTTTAGTTTCTCCCACAAGTTTCAGAATCCTGTAGTATTTTATGCTGCCTTCTTCCGTCTTCTACTCTTTTAAGTTTTCATTATGTTGCATTTCCTGTCCAATAGGTGTCAAATCGTACATATCACCTGTGTCTTCTGTTAGTGAAGTTAGCTCTTTCTTTTAACAAATCATTCTCTATGACTTTGGTTGCGACATTTGTCCGTTTAAATCATGTGTTTCACATTGTTTCCAGACATCTTTCGGGCCTTTAGCCTTCACTTCTGTAAATGTTTCTCCAACCGATAGCTCCATATGTTAGATGAGTAATGCCACTGCTGGCATC
Coding sequences:
- the LOC116246126 gene encoding PRA1 family protein F3-like, giving the protein MSNYGAIPTSSSESSGLGFLSRAKERGRSILATRRPWREMVHLHALGIPSGFRDALARFRRNLGYFRVNYAIIVLIIVFLSLLWHPISLIVFLVMFVLWFFLYFFRDEPLVIFGRTIDDRIILITLSIITIIVLLLTHVTLNVVVSLAIGLAIIVLHGVFRKTDDLFVHEEETASLSPQPVV
- the LOC116245932 gene encoding thioredoxin-like 2, chloroplastic, with translation MADVVHRSVFCLHYSPLVLPFPSASSSKLSLPSKILSRNLRLEHEESSQRFLWVTEFSSFLRSRSASHVKARDSVAEGDEQKWWEKNAGPNMVDIHSAQEFLDALRDAGDRLVIVEFYGTWCGSCRALFPKLCKTAEEHPEILFLKVNFDANKPMCKRLNVRVLPYFHFYRGTDGQLESFSCSLVKFQKIKDCIAMHNTARCSIGQPTGIGNIDLLASPDAKDKPAEANSR